From the genome of Flavobacterium luteolum, one region includes:
- a CDS encoding helix-turn-helix transcriptional regulator — translation MNRIKSVLAEKNRNGKDLASHLGKTETTVSRWCTNEIQPSIETLYEISKYLKVDIRELLVSTGNKS, via the coding sequence TTGAATAGAATAAAATCTGTTTTGGCAGAAAAAAATAGAAATGGTAAAGATTTAGCAAGTCATTTAGGAAAAACAGAAACCACTGTTTCTCGCTGGTGTACAAATGAAATTCAACCTTCTATTGAAACGCTTTACGAGATTTCTAAATATTTGAAGGTTGATATTCGGGAGTTGTTGGTTTCTACTGGAAATAAATCATAA
- a CDS encoding helix-turn-helix domain-containing protein, producing the protein MKTHFDIEKIVERGIITNELDYERALIADRRLRLLAKDNTHFKNLRSNLRDIIEKYESLEWNDVNEITDEKLLESDKSERIAELERLFLENRKQIIRKKLKELELTQENLALILGHKSKTYMSELMNGIKPFTLRDLIVINRLLKIEIAVLIPVFLSKEDQTKVQDAVIKLGKPKVKLTSADLAFS; encoded by the coding sequence ATGAAAACACATTTTGATATAGAAAAAATAGTAGAAAGAGGCATAATCACAAACGAACTAGATTACGAAAGAGCTCTTATTGCTGACCGAAGATTAAGGCTTCTGGCGAAAGATAATACACATTTTAAAAACTTAAGATCTAATTTGCGTGACATTATTGAGAAGTATGAAAGTTTGGAATGGAATGATGTAAATGAAATTACTGATGAAAAACTTTTGGAAAGTGACAAGTCTGAACGCATAGCAGAACTTGAGAGATTATTTCTTGAAAATAGAAAACAAATAATAAGAAAGAAACTCAAAGAACTTGAATTGACTCAGGAAAACCTGGCTTTAATTTTAGGTCATAAAAGCAAAACTTATATGTCTGAACTTATGAATGGTATTAAACCATTTACGTTGAGAGATTTAATTGTTATAAATCGATTATTAAAAATAGAAATAGCAGTGTTGATACCAGTATTCCTTTCAAAAGAAGATCAAACTAAAGTACAAGATGCTGTAATAAAATTAGGTAAACCAAAGGTAAAGCTAACCAGTGCTGATTTAGCTTTTTCGTAA
- a CDS encoding type II toxin-antitoxin system HigB family toxin, with the protein MRIIGKKTILKIKKKNIGNKKLCDEIDKLILDLEKFNSNENTICEIRNDADCVHSDGFYFFNINIHRTLILIEFDDDGEATIIWAGTHLEYESTFKNNKATIEKWLRKNSYIE; encoded by the coding sequence ATGAGGATTATTGGGAAAAAGACGATTTTAAAAATTAAAAAGAAAAATATAGGTAATAAAAAACTATGCGATGAAATTGATAAGTTAATTCTTGATTTAGAAAAGTTTAATTCTAATGAAAATACCATTTGCGAAATTAGAAATGATGCAGATTGTGTGCACAGCGACGGTTTTTATTTCTTCAATATTAATATTCATAGGACACTTATATTGATTGAGTTTGATGATGATGGTGAGGCTACAATTATTTGGGCAGGAACGCATCTGGAATATGAATCAACATTTAAAAATAACAAAGCGACTATTGAAAAATGGTTGCGAAAAAATAGCTATATAGAATAA
- a CDS encoding sodium:solute symporter, with amino-acid sequence MNSIYDKLTTLDFVIVAGYLVALLVIGYVVSMKQRKKNETLFLAGNSLNWYSIGFNMWGTNVGPSSLLAFASIGYATGIVAGNFEWYAFVFLLLLAMVFAPRYIASKVSTMPEYMGKRYGDSTQNILAWYALVKILVSWLSLGLFSGGVLVRQILGIPMWQSVTVLVIFSGIFTFAGGLKAIAKVNVFQMILLIVVSLTLSFLGLQKLGGIDVLIAKTPSNFWNLVRPSDDSHYPWPAILLGYPVAAVAFFCTDQSMVQSVLGAKNLEQGQLGVNFIGWLKVMALPLFILPGILCYALYPELGSNSDLAYMTMVTNLFPSGMNGLVICVMIAVLVGTIGSSLNALSTVFTNDIYVKKINPSATIQDQIKIGRLTIAAGCVFAILIAVAIDNIKGQNLFNIFQAVLGFLAPSLSVVFLLSVFWKRTTKKAVNATLSWGSAFSLFVGVLYLWIFPADKYPVWPHFLLISFYIFAVLLITAVIISLTDKNPEVNVSDETDIPKTSKKVKLLFGLLGLVILVLYLVFNGN; translated from the coding sequence ATGAACAGCATTTACGATAAATTAACCACGCTCGATTTTGTGATTGTAGCGGGTTATTTAGTGGCTTTATTAGTCATTGGATATGTGGTAAGTATGAAACAGAGAAAGAAAAACGAAACGCTTTTTCTGGCTGGAAATTCATTAAACTGGTACAGCATCGGGTTTAATATGTGGGGAACCAATGTTGGGCCTTCGTCGTTATTGGCTTTTGCGAGTATTGGTTACGCTACGGGAATTGTAGCAGGAAATTTCGAATGGTACGCTTTTGTATTTTTACTGCTCTTGGCAATGGTTTTTGCGCCAAGATATATTGCAAGTAAAGTAAGCACGATGCCCGAATATATGGGAAAACGCTACGGCGACAGTACGCAGAATATTTTGGCTTGGTACGCTTTGGTAAAAATTTTGGTAAGCTGGCTGTCTTTGGGATTATTCAGCGGAGGCGTTTTAGTACGTCAGATTCTGGGAATTCCGATGTGGCAGAGCGTTACCGTTTTAGTGATTTTCTCTGGAATTTTTACATTTGCGGGAGGATTAAAAGCAATTGCAAAAGTGAATGTTTTTCAAATGATTCTGCTGATTGTAGTTTCCCTGACACTTTCTTTTTTAGGCTTGCAAAAGTTGGGCGGAATCGATGTTTTAATTGCAAAAACGCCTTCTAATTTTTGGAATTTAGTTCGTCCTTCAGATGATTCGCATTATCCGTGGCCTGCTATTTTGTTAGGATATCCTGTAGCAGCTGTTGCTTTTTTCTGCACCGATCAATCGATGGTGCAGAGTGTTTTAGGAGCTAAAAATCTGGAGCAGGGACAATTGGGCGTAAACTTCATTGGATGGCTAAAAGTTATGGCGTTGCCATTGTTTATTCTTCCTGGAATTTTATGTTATGCGTTATATCCCGAATTAGGAAGCAATTCAGACTTAGCTTATATGACAATGGTTACCAATCTTTTCCCAAGCGGAATGAACGGTTTGGTAATTTGTGTGATGATTGCGGTTTTGGTGGGAACAATTGGTTCTTCGTTAAACGCTTTAAGCACCGTTTTCACGAATGATATTTATGTAAAGAAAATAAACCCATCGGCTACGATTCAGGATCAGATTAAAATTGGCCGATTAACAATTGCTGCTGGATGTGTATTTGCGATTCTTATTGCTGTTGCGATTGATAATATTAAGGGACAGAATTTATTCAACATTTTTCAAGCCGTTTTAGGTTTCTTGGCGCCTTCGTTATCTGTTGTTTTCCTTTTGAGTGTTTTCTGGAAACGCACTACGAAAAAAGCCGTAAATGCAACACTTTCTTGGGGTTCTGCTTTTAGTTTGTTTGTTGGGGTTTTGTATCTATGGATTTTTCCAGCCGATAAATATCCCGTTTGGCCTCACTTTTTGTTGATTTCGTTTTACATTTTTGCGGTACTTTTAATTACAGCAGTTATTATTTCTTTAACCGATAAAAATCCTGAAGTGAATGTTTCAGATGAAACTGATATTCCTAAAACTAGTAAAAAGGTGAAGCTTTTGTTTGGTTTGTTGGGATTGGTGATTTTGGTTTTGTATTTGGTTTTTAATGGGAATTAA
- a CDS encoding Gfo/Idh/MocA family protein, with the protein MLKIAILGLGEGRSTMSAAIESSKLELVKICDRNEELCKQRAKEFDFHSYTTNYDDLLNDSSIDIIAIYTPDHLHAQHVKQALLHGKHVVCTKPFIDDLSDAKELLELSKSTGKKVFIGQSSRFFEPAKRQRADYEAGLIGDLITIEAQYHADHRWFLKKEWSLLQSFKWLYGGLSHPVDFIRWYLPNIQEVMGYGMISSNGQSAGLKNEDTMHFIFKATDGRIARVSGVYTSPTQPAQRDSGMSTILRATEGASQADYHELRYAITDRTGEEKVITWGDSTIKYYFRFEGQSHHGGEYQNYLEYFTDSIEQGFEAYPNMEEGIGTVALLQAMDKSLQTEMPVKIADILNEYGL; encoded by the coding sequence ATGTTAAAAATAGCCATTCTGGGACTTGGAGAAGGACGAAGCACAATGTCGGCTGCTATCGAAAGTTCAAAACTAGAACTTGTTAAAATATGTGACCGAAATGAAGAATTGTGCAAGCAACGTGCAAAAGAATTCGATTTTCATTCGTACACAACCAATTACGACGATTTATTAAACGATTCGTCAATTGATATTATTGCGATTTATACGCCAGATCATCTGCATGCACAACATGTAAAACAAGCTTTGTTGCATGGAAAACATGTTGTTTGTACCAAACCTTTTATAGACGATCTTTCTGATGCTAAAGAGCTTTTAGAATTAAGCAAATCAACTGGAAAGAAAGTTTTTATTGGTCAAAGTTCCCGTTTTTTCGAACCAGCAAAAAGACAAAGAGCCGATTATGAAGCAGGTTTAATTGGAGATTTGATTACCATTGAAGCACAGTATCACGCCGACCATAGATGGTTTTTAAAGAAAGAATGGTCACTTTTGCAATCGTTTAAATGGCTGTACGGAGGTTTGAGTCATCCTGTAGATTTCATCAGATGGTATTTGCCAAATATTCAGGAAGTGATGGGGTATGGAATGATTAGCAGTAACGGACAAAGTGCTGGATTGAAGAATGAAGATACGATGCATTTTATCTTTAAAGCAACCGATGGAAGAATTGCTCGTGTAAGCGGTGTTTACACTTCGCCAACACAGCCAGCACAACGCGACAGCGGAATGAGTACGATTTTAAGAGCTACAGAAGGAGCTAGCCAAGCTGATTATCACGAATTACGCTATGCGATTACAGATAGAACTGGCGAAGAAAAAGTGATTACTTGGGGCGACAGTACAATAAAATATTATTTCCGTTTTGAAGGACAAAGTCATCACGGCGGCGAATATCAGAATTATTTAGAATATTTTACAGATAGTATCGAACAAGGTTTTGAAGCTTATCCAAACATGGAAGAAGGAATTGGAACTGTGGCTTTGTTACAAGCAATGGATAAATCTTTGCAAACAGAAATGCCGGTTAAAATTGCCGATATTCTTAACGAATACGGACTATGA
- a CDS encoding L-rhamnose mutarotase — protein MHLISFNKLLIVFLLVFTLSASGAEIWVSPSGKDSNLGTKSNPLATVHMAMRKARELRRLKDPSIKDGIRIIVMNGTYYLNEPLFVRPEDSGTAESPTTIEADVNARPIISGGIEIKNWTKSTTVINGLKKGSVWVADAPKKAGSLIDYRQLWVNGKKAVRAKNTAGTTMERILSWNHQEQTCWIPFKDKSVKFEPGMEMFIVQWWSNANLRIKNIEVQKDSAKLSFEEPESRIQSEHPWPAPWISKNNGNSAYFLNNALSLLNEPGEWYLDKKNAKIYYIPRAGEEINSAIVTAPVLENLVEVKGTIDSPVHHFQFKGISFQYSNWLRPSQQGHVPLQSGLYLLDAYKLKVPGTPNQANLENQAWVGRPRAAVEVNYANNIQFESCRFEHLASTGLDLNKGTNHNTVKGNLFKDIGGSAINVGIFSEEAFEAHLPLIIKDEREMCSDEVISDNLITNVTNEDWGTLGISAGFVRNITIEHNEISDVSYSGMAMGWGWTHTPNVMQNNKILANKIHHYAKHLHDVAGIYTLSAQPGSRIEENYIDKVYNSPYAHDPFLWLYLYTDEGSEGFTIKNNWIAEKKILKNHNGPKGNIWEHNDPYVSTKIKDAAGIRAPYKDLEKEVVIDEKWGLQEMPKPYAIELIGSDFDIEKIKSTLTGFRIVGQELYQWKNHLVIYGKMNQPERTKRKLAGAFPSLEIKIYEDLVYDFQNFERCKDSKPASDWENIILTANLPADEKLQKEYVEYHKTQFEKWPEVAKGFCNADFQQLQVFKKDRQLILVISIPKGESLDKLNPKTTENNPRVDEWNALMKKYQSGIEGAKADETWIFLNKVETK, from the coding sequence ATGCATTTAATTTCCTTCAACAAATTACTGATTGTTTTTTTACTGGTATTCACACTTTCGGCAAGTGGAGCTGAAATCTGGGTGTCGCCATCAGGAAAAGATTCAAACCTCGGAACAAAATCAAATCCGCTGGCAACGGTTCACATGGCAATGCGAAAAGCCAGAGAACTTCGTCGTTTAAAAGATCCATCAATAAAAGACGGAATTCGAATTATAGTAATGAATGGAACGTATTATTTAAACGAACCTTTATTTGTACGACCAGAAGATTCTGGAACAGCAGAAAGTCCGACAACAATTGAAGCCGATGTAAATGCAAGACCCATTATAAGCGGCGGAATCGAAATTAAAAACTGGACAAAATCGACAACCGTTATCAACGGACTTAAAAAAGGATCAGTTTGGGTAGCCGATGCTCCTAAAAAAGCAGGAAGTTTGATTGACTACAGACAGTTATGGGTAAACGGTAAAAAAGCTGTAAGAGCCAAAAATACTGCCGGAACTACAATGGAGCGTATTTTATCATGGAATCATCAGGAACAAACCTGCTGGATTCCGTTTAAGGATAAATCGGTAAAGTTCGAACCGGGAATGGAAATGTTTATCGTGCAATGGTGGTCGAATGCCAACTTGCGTATTAAAAATATCGAAGTACAAAAAGACAGCGCCAAACTTTCGTTTGAAGAACCAGAAAGCCGTATTCAAAGCGAGCATCCGTGGCCTGCACCGTGGATTTCTAAAAACAACGGAAATTCGGCTTATTTCTTAAACAACGCTCTTTCGCTTTTAAACGAACCTGGAGAATGGTATTTGGACAAGAAAAATGCTAAAATCTATTATATTCCAAGAGCTGGAGAAGAAATTAATTCGGCAATTGTAACTGCGCCTGTTTTAGAAAATCTGGTTGAAGTAAAAGGGACAATCGATTCTCCTGTTCATCATTTTCAATTTAAAGGAATTTCGTTTCAATACAGCAATTGGCTTCGTCCATCGCAGCAAGGTCATGTGCCGTTGCAGTCTGGATTGTATTTGTTGGATGCTTATAAACTGAAAGTTCCAGGAACGCCAAATCAGGCGAATTTAGAAAATCAGGCGTGGGTTGGTAGACCTCGTGCAGCGGTTGAAGTAAATTATGCTAATAATATTCAATTTGAATCGTGCCGTTTTGAGCATTTGGCTTCGACTGGTTTAGATTTAAATAAAGGAACAAATCATAATACTGTAAAAGGAAATTTATTTAAAGATATTGGCGGAAGTGCCATTAATGTTGGAATTTTCTCTGAAGAAGCTTTTGAAGCGCATTTGCCTTTAATCATAAAAGATGAAAGAGAAATGTGTTCTGATGAAGTGATTTCAGATAATTTGATCACCAACGTAACCAATGAAGATTGGGGAACTCTGGGAATCAGCGCTGGTTTTGTTCGAAATATTACAATTGAACACAACGAAATTTCAGATGTTTCCTATTCTGGTATGGCAATGGGTTGGGGTTGGACGCACACGCCAAACGTGATGCAGAACAATAAAATTTTGGCGAATAAAATTCATCATTATGCCAAACATTTACATGATGTTGCTGGAATTTACACGCTTTCGGCTCAACCTGGCAGTCGAATTGAAGAAAATTATATCGACAAGGTTTACAATAGTCCATACGCACACGATCCGTTTTTATGGCTGTATTTGTATACTGATGAAGGAAGTGAAGGTTTTACGATTAAAAACAATTGGATTGCCGAAAAGAAAATACTTAAAAACCATAATGGTCCAAAAGGGAATATTTGGGAACACAATGATCCGTATGTAAGCACTAAGATAAAAGATGCTGCGGGAATTAGAGCGCCTTATAAAGATTTAGAAAAAGAAGTCGTAATCGATGAAAAATGGGGATTGCAGGAAATGCCAAAACCGTATGCGATTGAATTGATAGGTTCTGATTTTGATATCGAAAAAATTAAATCAACTTTAACTGGATTTAGAATCGTTGGTCAGGAATTGTACCAATGGAAAAATCATTTGGTGATTTACGGAAAAATGAATCAGCCGGAAAGGACAAAACGAAAATTAGCTGGAGCTTTTCCTTCTTTAGAAATTAAAATCTATGAGGATTTGGTTTACGACTTCCAAAACTTCGAAAGATGTAAAGATTCCAAACCTGCATCAGATTGGGAGAATATTATTTTAACAGCGAATCTTCCTGCTGATGAAAAACTGCAAAAAGAATATGTGGAGTATCATAAAACACAATTCGAAAAATGGCCAGAAGTAGCCAAAGGTTTCTGTAATGCCGATTTCCAGCAATTGCAGGTTTTCAAAAAAGACAGACAATTGATCTTGGTAATCAGTATTCCGAAAGGAGAAAGTTTGGATAAACTAAATCCGAAAACAACTGAAAACAATCCGCGTGTAGACGAATGGAACGCCTTAATGAAAAAATACCAATCAGGAATTGAAGGCGCAAAAGCAGACGAAACCTGGATTTTCTTAAACAAAGTAGAAACGAAATAA